The proteins below come from a single Dermatophilaceae bacterium Soc4.6 genomic window:
- the purN gene encoding phosphoribosylglycinamide formyltransferase translates to MSAEHPTPPARAVVVLVSGSGTLLQALIDATHDPSYGVTIAAVGADREGIEGLARATRAGIPTFVTKVGDYATRDEWDVALTAQVAAHDPVLVVSAGFLKLAGPAFLARFGGRFLNSHNALLPAFPGIHGPRDALDHGVKVAGATLFVVDEGIDTGAIVAQCVVPVLDDDTVDTLTDRIKDAERPQLVTCVGRMVRDGFTIRTRKVTIP, encoded by the coding sequence GTGAGCGCCGAGCACCCCACCCCCCCCGCGCGAGCGGTCGTCGTGCTCGTCTCGGGCTCGGGCACCCTGCTGCAGGCGCTCATCGACGCCACCCACGACCCGTCCTACGGGGTGACGATCGCGGCGGTGGGCGCCGACCGCGAGGGGATCGAGGGGCTGGCCCGCGCGACCCGCGCCGGCATCCCGACCTTCGTCACGAAGGTCGGCGACTACGCCACCCGCGACGAGTGGGACGTGGCGCTCACCGCACAGGTGGCGGCCCACGACCCGGTGCTCGTCGTCTCCGCCGGCTTCCTCAAGCTCGCCGGACCAGCGTTCCTGGCCCGCTTCGGCGGTCGCTTCCTCAACAGCCACAACGCCCTGCTGCCGGCCTTCCCCGGCATCCACGGGCCGCGTGACGCACTCGACCACGGCGTCAAGGTCGCCGGCGCCACCCTCTTCGTCGTCGACGAGGGCATCGACACCGGCGCGATCGTCGCGCAGTGCGTCGTGCCCGTGCTCGACGACGACACCGTCGACACCCTCACCGACCGCATCAAGGACGCCGAGCGTCCCCAGCTCGTCACCTGCGTGGGCCGGATGGTCCGCGACGGCTTCACCATCCGCACGCGAAAGGTCACCATCCCGTGA
- a CDS encoding DUF6518 family protein produces MASLFGMRVTAVSADPRRTGARDVWARALLGPALLGVALGAVNSLSNVFGSAYSPHSLSSDGIPPLEVLGALLGTQWAWPVAAFGIGWWTRRSLLGSLAGVVGLVAADVTYYWSDAVSGFSGGLDVFAMRYYAVLAVPAGRVMGLLGALARHEHGWSLVPGLAAPAFVIWFGTQTGPLVVLPWPERITGAFVVVLTVLLLGRWLRLPWVRRSAQSR; encoded by the coding sequence GTGGCTAGTCTCTTCGGTATGCGGGTGACGGCGGTGAGCGCGGATCCCCGCCGGACTGGTGCCCGAGACGTCTGGGCGAGGGCGTTGCTGGGCCCCGCGCTCCTCGGTGTCGCTCTCGGGGCCGTGAACTCGCTGAGCAACGTCTTCGGGTCGGCCTACAGCCCGCACAGCCTCAGCTCGGACGGCATCCCGCCCCTCGAGGTCCTCGGCGCCCTGCTCGGCACCCAGTGGGCGTGGCCGGTGGCGGCCTTCGGCATCGGGTGGTGGACCCGTCGGTCCCTGCTCGGCAGCCTCGCCGGGGTCGTCGGTCTGGTGGCGGCAGACGTCACCTACTACTGGTCCGATGCCGTCAGCGGCTTCAGCGGCGGTCTGGACGTCTTTGCCATGCGCTACTACGCGGTCCTGGCCGTCCCGGCCGGGCGGGTGATGGGCCTGCTGGGTGCCCTGGCGCGACATGAGCACGGATGGAGCCTCGTGCCGGGCCTGGCGGCACCGGCCTTCGTGATCTGGTTCGGCACCCAGACCGGGCCGCTCGTCGTCCTGCCCTGGCCGGAGCGGATCACCGGCGCATTCGTGGTCGTGCTGACGGTCCTGCTGCTCGGGCGCTGGCTGCGTCTCCCCTGGGTCCGCCGGTCGGCTCAGAGCCGCTGA
- a CDS encoding DUF6350 family protein produces the protein MSLLDRALTRRPGSVGGDGGADRPRVSGLAVELLLPGARTALATWLLLALPALLAWVVAPLSSVSWLQALGVASAGWYLGHGLPVSVGGTSVGLAPLGLTALLLLMTTRSVRRLLDESEAAARGTTWPRLLVRRLLPGYALGYLAVAVTAWLTTLAGSARPSVLVVPAALGVPLVATLVCLVRRHGRGEAAPVIGPLLDRAPRWVTRAIGPGVWGAVLLGAAGLVTVVVALAARWGTVTGLHTALDAGVVGGAVLVVGQLLVVPDLAVWATAWLVGPGFSLGEGASVTLSGAQPGLLPLVPVLGALPAGGELPGWVVGLLALPVVVGALVSWLACRRLARLSGWRTKLETAVTACVVTALLVLVASSLASGSLGVQRLQHVGPNPWLVAACVLGELLVGALAHLGVDRLLQRR, from the coding sequence ATGAGCCTCCTCGACCGCGCCCTGACCCGCCGACCCGGATCCGTCGGTGGCGACGGTGGCGCCGACCGGCCACGGGTGAGCGGTCTCGCGGTGGAGCTGCTCCTGCCCGGAGCCCGGACGGCGCTCGCGACCTGGCTGCTGCTGGCCCTGCCGGCCCTGCTCGCGTGGGTGGTGGCCCCGCTCTCGAGCGTGTCGTGGCTCCAGGCCCTCGGGGTCGCCTCGGCTGGCTGGTACCTCGGGCACGGTCTGCCCGTCTCGGTGGGCGGCACCTCGGTCGGCCTGGCCCCCCTGGGCCTGACCGCCCTGCTGCTGCTCATGACCACCCGCTCGGTGCGGCGGCTGCTCGACGAGAGCGAGGCTGCCGCTCGGGGGACCACCTGGCCTCGGCTGCTGGTGCGCCGACTGCTGCCGGGCTACGCGCTCGGCTACCTCGCGGTGGCAGTGACGGCCTGGCTCACGACCCTGGCCGGCTCGGCCCGCCCGTCGGTGCTCGTCGTCCCGGCCGCGCTCGGGGTGCCGCTGGTCGCGACCCTGGTCTGCCTGGTGCGCCGACACGGTCGTGGGGAGGCAGCCCCGGTCATCGGTCCACTGCTCGACCGGGCCCCGCGGTGGGTCACCCGGGCCATCGGGCCCGGGGTCTGGGGGGCCGTGCTGCTCGGAGCCGCTGGGCTCGTCACGGTGGTCGTGGCCCTTGCCGCGCGGTGGGGGACGGTGACGGGGCTCCATACGGCCCTCGATGCGGGCGTCGTCGGCGGTGCGGTGCTCGTCGTCGGGCAGCTGCTCGTCGTGCCCGACCTGGCGGTGTGGGCGACGGCCTGGCTCGTTGGGCCCGGCTTCTCGCTCGGCGAGGGGGCGTCCGTGACCCTCTCGGGGGCCCAGCCCGGACTCCTGCCCCTCGTGCCGGTGCTGGGGGCGCTGCCTGCTGGCGGTGAGCTGCCCGGTTGGGTCGTGGGCCTGCTCGCGCTACCCGTGGTCGTGGGCGCCCTCGTGTCCTGGCTGGCCTGCCGCCGCCTGGCTCGGCTCTCGGGCTGGCGCACCAAGCTCGAGACGGCGGTGACGGCCTGTGTCGTCACCGCGCTCCTCGTGCTCGTCGCCAGCTCGCTGGCCAGCGGGTCGCTGGGCGTGCAGCGGCTGCAGCACGTCGGTCCGAACCCGTGGCTGGTCGCTGCCTGTGTCCTCGGCGAGCTGCTCGTCGGCGCCCTGGCCCACCTCGGCGTAGACCGTCTCCTTCAACGCCGCTGA